A window of Limosilactobacillus sp. WILCCON 0051 genomic DNA:
CTGACCAGCATCAACGCCCGCCTGCATCATTGCCAACAGCTGTGCCGGCTGCCCGCCAGTTGAAAAAGGCGTTAAACCATTCCCTAATTGCTCAACCAATGGAATCCGGATTGCATCCTTCCAGGTAAAGCCGTCATGACGATCATTCATAAAAATCTTGACGACCACGGCTTCCAAAAACAAATACAGGCAGATGCACAACAAGGCTGCCCCAAACCATCCCCAGTTTAGATGCACCAAATCCACGATAATCGAAGACAGCTTTATGTCACGCAGCGAATAAGCAAAGATGCCGATTCCGCATGCCAGCATCAAAACAAAAATAACCCAATTTTTTCGCGACATTTGCCTAGCCCTCCTTTGCCTGCTCCAGATAGAATTGATGCCAGACTTTGGCAAGGTGCGACTTGGAATATTGACGCGATGCGGTATGCGCCGCCATTTTAAGCTCAGCCAGACGAGCCGGTGTCTTCCGCAGCCAATCAAGCTTTTGCTGCATCTCATCAACATCTTTGGCTGGCTCATAATATCCTTGAATAATTGAATGATAAAGATCCAGATCACGCAGCATGACCGGTGTCCCGCAGCTAAAAGCCTCTAAAACCGACATCGGAAACAGCTCGTTATAAGACGGCAGTAAAAACAGATCGGCAATGTTATCCAGCTCAGCAATCTCTTGCCGACTGACGATCCCGGGAAATTTAAGGTTTGCCGGCGGATTGTCAACGATCTTTTTAAGGGCCGTGTAGCCATCCGTAATCCGCCCAAATGAAAAACCGCCCGCCCAGATAAACTGAACGTCAGGATTCTGCTCGGCTAATTGAATGAAATCAAAAACGCCCTTGCGCTCCTGAATCTGACCACTGCCTACCACGACAAACCGTTGCTGAGCGATCCCCCATTTAGTTTTCAGCCTTCTTTTTTCAAGCTCGTCAACGGGATGAAACTTGGCATCATCGACAAAGTTAGGAATATAGGTAATCTTGCTCCGTGGAATTCCATAGGCAACGAGCTTATCGATAAACGATGGGTTGACCACTACCAAATGATCCATGCGTTTATAAAAAGCAATCACATAGCGATAAAAGATCCCGCGAAAAGGCTGCGGAATCTTGAGGCTGCCTTCTAAAGTCTCTGGCAAAAAGTGCACGTAGCCGATTTTGCGCCCGCGTTTCTTTGAAAAAGTGGAAAACCAAAATGGCAGGTCAATCGTGTGATAGTGGCTGATATCACTGGTTCGGTACTGATTAACCGCGATATCAAACTCGCCTTTAAAATTCGTTTTCAACAGATGCATCAGCTCTAGATAAGCGCTGCCCACCCCTTGACCAGCTACTTTATCCGCTGAAGAATACATAGTTATTTTTAACATGCTCAACCTCGTTTACCAAAAAGATGATGATGTCGTTTCTTTTCGTCCTGCTCATCCTGCAGGCGCTCTTGACATTCCAGATAAAAGTCCATCACGCGCTGACCAAAGACTTCTGAGGAAATATCATGAAGCTTTTGCTGACGCTTGGCAATCGTTTCCTGCGTGTCGGGATGGTCGAGGTAGTACAAAACGCCCTTGACCAGATCGCCGCGCTTTTGAAAACTCATTCCAATGGCCGGATCATCAATCAGCTCGTCGGTATATTCACTGCGCATCACGACAATCGGCAAGTTGGATGCCAATGCCTCATCATAGGTCAGACCCTGTGATTCTGAGTCCGATGCTGAGACAAAGACATCGGCCATCTGATAAAAGTGATGAACGTCCTCATTTTTAATCTCGCCGGTAAACTGAACGTGATCGCTAAGACTCATCTTAACAACCTGCCGCTCCAAGGTTTCTCTGGCTGGACCATCGCCAACGATCAAAAGCTGCGCGTCAGGACGATGCTGCAAAATATCCGGCAGCGCTTCAATCAGGGCTTGAATGTTTTTTTCATAAGCCAGGCGACTAAGCGACAGCAATACCGGCACATTATCTTCATAACCCAGTTTTTGCCGCAGCTCATGTTTTTGTGCAGGCGTGTCTGGTTTTGAATACACGCGCAGATTAACCCCAGTTGGAATAATTCTGATCGGTGCGGTCACGTCATATGCCTGCAGCGTATCCAATACTCGTTCACTAGGCGCAATGATCCCCGTCATGTTTTTTAGGTACAGATGCGCTAATCTGGCAACATCATGCGGCTTGATGATATGACCATTGGCAATATAGTGCAGATAGTCCTGATACATTGTATGGTACGTATGCAGGCACGGAATGTTCATCTCCTTGGCCACCATCTTGCCCATCATCCCCAAGGAAAACTCGGTCTGGTTATGAACGATATCCAGCTGCAGCTTACGGGCCAGTCTCAAAGCCCTTACCCAGCCACGCACGGCAATGCGCCGATCGGTAAACGATACAAACGGAACGCTGGGAAAGCGATAGATGCCATTTTCCGGCTCATCATGCTTGGCGGCTGGATCGGTCGTAGTGAAGATGTAAACGTGATGCCCCTGTTCAGTCAATTCATCACGCAAAGTCTTGATCGACGTCGCGACGCCACTGACTTGTGGAAAATAAGTATCTGTAAACAACCCAATATTCACAATGCGATCCCCTTTAATTTTCAATCGCCAATAACGGCGAACGG
This region includes:
- a CDS encoding glycosyltransferase family 4 protein, encoding MLKITMYSSADKVAGQGVGSAYLELMHLLKTNFKGEFDIAVNQYRTSDISHYHTIDLPFWFSTFSKKRGRKIGYVHFLPETLEGSLKIPQPFRGIFYRYVIAFYKRMDHLVVVNPSFIDKLVAYGIPRSKITYIPNFVDDAKFHPVDELEKRRLKTKWGIAQQRFVVVGSGQIQERKGVFDFIQLAEQNPDVQFIWAGGFSFGRITDGYTALKKIVDNPPANLKFPGIVSRQEIAELDNIADLFLLPSYNELFPMSVLEAFSCGTPVMLRDLDLYHSIIQGYYEPAKDVDEMQQKLDWLRKTPARLAELKMAAHTASRQYSKSHLAKVWHQFYLEQAKEG
- a CDS encoding glycosyltransferase family 4 protein produces the protein MNIGLFTDTYFPQVSGVATSIKTLRDELTEQGHHVYIFTTTDPAAKHDEPENGIYRFPSVPFVSFTDRRIAVRGWVRALRLARKLQLDIVHNQTEFSLGMMGKMVAKEMNIPCLHTYHTMYQDYLHYIANGHIIKPHDVARLAHLYLKNMTGIIAPSERVLDTLQAYDVTAPIRIIPTGVNLRVYSKPDTPAQKHELRQKLGYEDNVPVLLSLSRLAYEKNIQALIEALPDILQHRPDAQLLIVGDGPARETLERQVVKMSLSDHVQFTGEIKNEDVHHFYQMADVFVSASDSESQGLTYDEALASNLPIVVMRSEYTDELIDDPAIGMSFQKRGDLVKGVLYYLDHPDTQETIAKRQQKLHDISSEVFGQRVMDFYLECQERLQDEQDEKKRHHHLFGKRG